In Luteitalea sp. TBR-22, one genomic interval encodes:
- a CDS encoding prolyl oligopeptidase family serine peptidase, with product MTRSWLGALTLTALAITSPTQAQPASGYRVPPEPIPAILDAPPVPTAQLSPTGDRLLLLQARAMPTIAELAEPVRRLAGARFAAASGAPVGGIGYAALSVAGLDGRAPRPVAIALDAADRLLPIGFAPDGSRYAVAVVRADHVQLWLVDPVAASARQVPDVRLSAPLGVQCSWLSDSRSLACLTVPADRGAMPTAPRAPAGPNVQETRGTPAPVRTYQDLLTSAHDEALFTWYTTSTIAVIPAAGGTPRIVGAAGQYTMVSPAPSGRFLLVESIERPFSRLVPYDDFPKHVRVIDMGGAEVYSLAKLPLADAVPINGVPTGPRRYDWDPTQPARLTWVEALDGGNPKATAAHRDRLMALTVPSRMAPVAWHQTQHRCVGVAWTEDGQALVSEFDRPTRGTRLTLVARDGTVRVLSQRSAEDAYANPGTPYRLPGQDTVLTHDGGIYLLGQGASPEGDRPFVDRLDLATGTATRLFRSSGEQYEQVVAVVTRDGSRILTRHESRTSPPNYVLRTLGQGGAGDGARLALTSFADPAPQLRGVTKERLSYTRKDGVALSATLYLPAGYTAGTRLPLLMWAYPQEFTSAAAAGQVSGSPYRFDVVRGASHLLLLTQGYAILDDPSMPIVGEGETANDHYVEQLVASAEAAVDAVVARGVTDRDRIAVGGHSYGAFMTANLLAHTDLFRAGIARSGAYNRTLTPFGFQSESRTFWEVPEVYARMSPFWYADRIKEPILLTHGEADNNQGTFPIQSERFYMALKGHGATVRYVTLPHEAHGYAARESVLHTVAEMLDWLDTHVKSAPTRPATSATNR from the coding sequence ATGACCCGCTCCTGGCTGGGCGCGCTCACGCTCACCGCGCTTGCGATCACGTCACCGACACAGGCGCAGCCGGCGTCCGGCTATCGCGTGCCGCCGGAGCCGATCCCGGCCATCCTCGACGCGCCCCCGGTGCCGACCGCGCAGCTGTCGCCCACCGGCGATCGCCTGCTCCTGCTGCAGGCACGCGCGATGCCGACGATTGCGGAACTGGCCGAGCCGGTGCGCCGTCTCGCCGGCGCGCGCTTCGCCGCGGCGTCGGGCGCTCCGGTCGGCGGCATCGGCTATGCCGCCCTGTCGGTGGCCGGGCTCGACGGACGTGCACCGCGCCCCGTCGCGATTGCGCTCGACGCTGCCGATCGCCTGCTGCCCATCGGCTTTGCCCCGGATGGCTCGCGCTACGCCGTCGCCGTGGTGCGCGCCGACCATGTGCAGTTGTGGCTGGTCGATCCGGTCGCGGCCAGTGCGCGACAGGTGCCGGACGTCCGCCTGAGCGCGCCGCTCGGTGTGCAGTGCTCGTGGCTGTCCGACAGCCGGTCGCTGGCATGCCTGACCGTTCCCGCCGACCGCGGCGCGATGCCAACGGCGCCACGCGCGCCCGCCGGGCCGAACGTGCAGGAGACCCGCGGCACGCCGGCGCCGGTGCGCACCTACCAGGACCTGCTCACGAGCGCACACGACGAAGCGCTGTTCACCTGGTACACGACGAGCACCATCGCCGTGATCCCGGCCGCCGGTGGCACGCCGCGCATCGTCGGGGCTGCCGGTCAGTACACCATGGTCAGCCCGGCGCCTTCCGGACGGTTCCTGCTCGTCGAGTCGATCGAGCGCCCGTTCTCGCGGCTGGTGCCCTACGACGACTTCCCGAAGCACGTGCGCGTGATCGACATGGGCGGCGCCGAGGTGTACTCACTTGCGAAGCTCCCGCTGGCCGACGCCGTGCCGATCAATGGCGTGCCGACGGGTCCGCGCCGGTACGACTGGGATCCGACGCAGCCGGCGCGCCTGACGTGGGTCGAGGCGCTCGACGGCGGCAACCCGAAGGCGACGGCCGCGCACCGCGATCGGTTGATGGCGCTGACGGTGCCCAGCCGCATGGCGCCGGTGGCCTGGCACCAGACCCAGCATCGGTGCGTGGGCGTGGCGTGGACCGAGGATGGGCAGGCGCTCGTCAGCGAGTTCGACCGGCCGACACGCGGCACGCGGCTGACCCTGGTGGCCCGCGACGGCACCGTCCGCGTGCTCTCGCAGCGCTCGGCCGAGGACGCCTACGCCAATCCCGGCACTCCGTACAGACTGCCCGGGCAGGACACGGTGCTGACGCACGACGGCGGCATCTACCTGCTCGGGCAGGGCGCCTCGCCCGAGGGCGACCGGCCGTTCGTCGACCGGCTCGACCTGGCCACCGGCACGGCGACGCGCCTGTTCCGCAGCAGCGGGGAGCAGTACGAGCAGGTCGTCGCCGTGGTGACGCGCGACGGCAGCCGGATCCTGACGCGGCATGAGTCCAGGACGTCACCGCCCAATTACGTGTTGCGCACGCTCGGCCAGGGCGGGGCCGGAGATGGCGCCAGGCTCGCCCTCACGTCGTTCGCCGACCCGGCGCCACAGCTGCGCGGCGTCACCAAGGAGCGCCTCAGCTACACGCGCAAGGACGGCGTCGCGCTGAGCGCCACGCTCTACCTCCCGGCCGGCTACACCGCCGGGACCCGACTGCCGCTGCTGATGTGGGCCTATCCCCAGGAGTTCACCAGTGCCGCGGCAGCCGGCCAGGTGAGCGGCTCGCCGTATCGGTTCGACGTCGTCCGAGGCGCCTCGCACCTGCTGCTGCTCACGCAGGGCTACGCGATCCTCGACGATCCGTCGATGCCGATCGTCGGCGAAGGCGAGACCGCCAACGACCACTATGTGGAGCAGCTGGTGGCGAGCGCCGAGGCCGCCGTCGACGCGGTGGTGGCGCGCGGCGTGACCGATCGCGATCGGATCGCCGTCGGCGGCCACAGCTACGGCGCCTTCATGACGGCCAACCTGCTCGCGCACACCGACCTGTTCCGGGCCGGCATCGCACGGAGCGGGGCCTACAACCGCACGCTCACGCCGTTCGGCTTCCAGTCGGAGTCACGGACGTTCTGGGAGGTCCCCGAGGTGTACGCGCGCATGTCGCCGTTCTGGTACGCCGACCGGATCAAGGAGCCGATCCTGCTGACGCACGGCGAGGCCGACAACAACCAGGGCACCTTCCCGATCCAGTCGGAGCGCTTCTACATGGCCCTGAAGGGACACGGCGCCACCGTCCGGTACGTGACCCTGCCCCATGAGGCGCATGGCTACGCGGCACGCGAGTCGGTGTTGCACACCGTTGCCGAGATGCTCGACTGGCTCGACACGCACGTGAAGTCCGCGCCGACCCGTCCGGCGACGAGCGCCACCAATCGCTGA
- a CDS encoding amidase codes for MDRRQFLQHTVAGTAVLATGSHPRAQPVLAQEPPRVTSAPLAVGEEVAERDVADLRRGLESGQLTARALTQAYLRRIDALDRQGPTLNSVIELNPDALEIAERLDIERKAGKVRGPLHGIPVLIKDNIDTADRMKTTAGSLALVDARPLADAGLVTRLREAGVVILGKTNLSEWANFRSEHSTSGWSGRGGLTRNAYALDRNACGSSSGSGTAAAASLCAVAVGTETDGSIICPSSRSGLVGIKPTVGLVSRSGIIPISATQDTAGPMARTVADAAALLQVLAGTDARDAATTAQRRARDYTEYLQADALQGKRIGVMRNFFGFDARVDALMEDAIKALEAAGAVIVDKANLPTRGQFGDAEYEVLLYEFKAGVNAYLATLGPSAPMKTLQDLIAFNEAHAKEEMPYFGQDIFLAAQKKGPLTDKAYLAAKARAARLSRAEGLDRVFALKKVDALLSPSGGPAWLTDLVNGDYGTGGSSGPAAVSGYPSITVPAGLVRGLPVGVSFTGPAWSEGALIAIAYAYEQRTKLRRPPQYLPNALV; via the coding sequence ATGGATCGTCGGCAGTTCCTCCAGCACACCGTCGCCGGCACCGCCGTGCTCGCGACCGGCTCACATCCGCGCGCCCAGCCCGTCCTCGCCCAGGAGCCGCCGCGGGTCACGAGCGCGCCGCTTGCCGTCGGCGAGGAGGTGGCCGAGCGTGACGTGGCCGATCTCCGCCGCGGGCTCGAGTCCGGCCAGCTCACGGCGCGGGCGCTCACCCAGGCCTACCTGCGGCGCATCGATGCGCTCGACCGGCAGGGGCCGACCCTCAACAGCGTCATCGAGCTCAATCCCGACGCGCTCGAGATCGCCGAGCGGCTCGACATCGAGCGGAAGGCGGGCAAGGTCCGCGGGCCTCTGCACGGCATTCCGGTCCTGATCAAGGACAACATCGACACCGCCGATCGGATGAAGACCACCGCCGGATCGCTGGCGCTCGTGGATGCCCGGCCGCTCGCCGATGCCGGCCTGGTCACCCGCCTGCGCGAGGCCGGCGTCGTGATCCTCGGCAAGACGAACCTGAGCGAGTGGGCCAACTTCCGGTCGGAACACTCGACCAGCGGGTGGAGCGGCCGCGGCGGGCTCACCCGCAACGCGTACGCCCTCGACCGGAACGCCTGCGGATCGAGCTCCGGGTCCGGCACGGCCGCCGCCGCGAGCCTGTGCGCCGTCGCCGTGGGCACCGAGACGGACGGCTCGATCATCTGCCCCTCGTCACGGTCCGGCCTGGTGGGCATCAAGCCGACCGTCGGACTGGTCAGCCGCAGCGGCATCATCCCGATCTCGGCCACACAGGACACGGCCGGGCCGATGGCGCGGACCGTCGCCGACGCCGCGGCGCTGCTGCAGGTGCTGGCCGGCACCGACGCCCGCGACGCGGCCACCACGGCGCAGCGGCGTGCCAGGGACTACACCGAATACCTGCAGGCCGACGCGCTGCAGGGCAAGCGGATCGGCGTGATGCGCAACTTCTTCGGGTTCGACGCGCGCGTCGACGCCCTCATGGAGGACGCCATCAAGGCGCTCGAGGCGGCCGGCGCGGTCATCGTCGACAAGGCCAACCTGCCGACCCGCGGGCAGTTCGGCGACGCCGAGTACGAGGTGCTGCTGTACGAGTTCAAGGCGGGCGTGAACGCGTACCTCGCGACGCTCGGGCCGTCGGCGCCGATGAAGACGCTGCAGGACCTGATCGCGTTCAACGAGGCGCACGCGAAGGAGGAGATGCCCTACTTCGGACAGGACATCTTCCTCGCGGCCCAGAAGAAGGGGCCGCTGACCGACAAGGCGTATCTCGCGGCGAAGGCCAGGGCCGCGCGCCTGTCGCGCGCCGAGGGCCTCGACCGGGTGTTCGCGCTCAAGAAGGTCGACGCCCTGCTGTCGCCCAGTGGCGGGCCGGCGTGGCTCACCGACCTCGTGAACGGCGACTATGGGACGGGCGGCAGCTCGGGGCCGGCCGCCGTGTCGGGCTATCCGAGCATCACGGTGCCGGCGGGCCTGGTGCGGGGGTTGCCGGTCGGCGTGTCGTTCACCGGTCCCGCGTGGTCCGAAGGCGCGCTCATCGCGATCGCGTACGCCTACGAGCAGCGCACGAAGCTGCGGCGCCCGCCGCAGTATCTGCCGAACGCGCTGGTCTAG
- a CDS encoding pyridoxal phosphate-dependent aminotransferase, with protein MFSTRLPSSLVPSPLAAAVAARRARPGRLIDLTQSNPTTAGVAYPETLAAAWSNVAALRYAPDPRGLATARAAVADWHASVGDVIDADRLILTASTSEAYSHLFKLLCNPGDRVLVPCPSYPLFEHLAQLDAVAVDRYTFRDAGRWELDQADLRDRITPRTRALVVVSPNNPTGSVPSPAEWAALADACRAHRLALIVDEVFAAYPLAPGVDYVRTPRLDDVLTFRLNGLSKLVGLPQAKLGWIVVEGPDGLARQALEALELIADTYLSVSTPVQLAAPTLIADGAVVRTAIAARLRANLAHLMTRVAGTAVDVRMPEGGWSVVLRVPCVGEPDDLALALLARDVVVHPGYFYDLPHDGYLVLSLLAPEADMRAGLDVLCGLPLLQPA; from the coding sequence ATGTTCTCGACCCGCCTGCCTTCCTCGCTCGTGCCGTCTCCGCTGGCTGCCGCGGTGGCGGCCCGGCGCGCGCGCCCGGGGCGGCTCATCGACCTGACGCAGTCCAATCCTACGACGGCAGGGGTGGCATATCCGGAAACGCTGGCCGCCGCCTGGTCGAACGTGGCGGCCCTGCGCTATGCCCCCGATCCACGGGGTCTGGCCACCGCCCGCGCCGCCGTGGCCGACTGGCACGCCTCGGTCGGCGATGTCATCGACGCCGACCGCCTCATCCTGACGGCGAGCACGAGCGAGGCGTACTCCCACCTCTTCAAGTTGCTCTGCAACCCGGGCGACCGTGTCCTGGTGCCGTGCCCGAGCTACCCGCTGTTCGAGCACCTCGCACAGCTCGACGCCGTGGCCGTCGACAGGTACACCTTCCGCGATGCCGGCCGGTGGGAACTCGACCAGGCGGATCTGCGCGACCGCATCACCCCACGCACCCGCGCGCTCGTGGTCGTGTCGCCGAACAACCCGACGGGATCGGTGCCTTCGCCCGCAGAGTGGGCGGCGCTGGCCGACGCCTGCCGCGCCCACCGCCTCGCCCTGATCGTCGACGAGGTGTTCGCGGCCTATCCACTGGCTCCCGGCGTGGACTACGTGCGCACGCCGCGCCTCGACGATGTGCTGACCTTCAGGCTCAATGGACTGTCCAAGCTCGTCGGCCTGCCACAGGCCAAGCTGGGCTGGATCGTCGTCGAGGGCCCTGACGGCCTCGCTCGTCAGGCGCTCGAGGCGCTCGAGCTGATCGCCGACACGTACCTCTCCGTGTCCACGCCCGTGCAACTGGCCGCGCCGACCCTGATCGCCGACGGGGCGGTCGTACGCACGGCCATCGCCGCGCGGCTGCGCGCCAACCTCGCGCACCTGATGACCCGCGTCGCCGGCACCGCCGTCGACGTGCGCATGCCCGAGGGCGGATGGAGCGTGGTGCTCCGCGTGCCCTGCGTGGGCGAGCCCGACGATCTCGCGCTGGCCCTGCTGGCGCGCGACGTCGTGGTGCATCCCGGCTACTTCTACGACCTGCCGCACGACGGATACCTGGTGCTGAGCCTGCTCGCGCCGGAAGCCGACATGCGGGCGGGCCTCGACGTCCTCTGCGGGCTGCCCCTGCTGCAGCCGGCCTGA
- a CDS encoding zinc-dependent metalloprotease, which yields MHTHTRALLITLSVLTAAGIAPPAVAQTAPATLAERTKAWTRMDGFVPMYWDEASGRLYLEISRFDQEFLYQVSLPAGLGSNPVGLDRGQLGPTSVVTFQRVGPKVLLTQANYRFRALTEDAAERQAVADSFARSVLWGFKVEAQEGGRVLVDATDFVLRDAHGVSDRLRGSGQGAYRVDGSRTALYLPRTRAFPKNSEVEAVVTLVTEASPGPLVSQVTPTGAAVTVRQHHSFVELPDLATHPFRPRVADPRAGGIDLMFHDYASPITAPIEKHWALRHHLQKKDPAAAVSDVVEPIVYYVDNGTPEPIRTALVEGAQWWAKAFEAAGFRNGFQVKVLPADADPMDLRYNMINWVHRSTRGWSYGAAVEDPRTGQILKGNVSLGSLRVRQDIMLGTGLTAQAGNDAAGAPVAGALACAAGDSPDAEYLAALDPSTDATAMALARIRQLSAHEVGHTLGFTHNFAASTYGRASVMDYPAPMAKITNGKVDLSEAYGVGVGAFDEFAVKYAYSQFAPGADEAAELARLVDEATAKGLLFIADNDARPAGAAHPLASLWDNGSDPIANLKHELAVRALAMGTFDIGNIPEGRSLSFLEQQFLPLYLHHRYQVQATVKSVGGQFYTYAVRKGGAPAPAATRIVAPEVQRAALDALLATLSPDVLVVPDRILALLQPRTEAFGGYNTEMFPRRTGLTFDPASAAAIAADLTISGLLNPERAARLVEFHARDAKNPGLHEVIQAMRTALRPASGREDAAALALRAAQTVFAMRLMELGANESAAADVRAIAQQQVGQLEMLTMARGTATPASPEWVAHAAALRDMVTRYQARPFSPYTPQKLLPTPAGDPIGGM from the coding sequence ATGCACACCCACACACGCGCGCTGCTGATCACGCTGTCCGTCCTCACCGCCGCCGGCATCGCCCCGCCGGCCGTCGCGCAAACGGCGCCCGCCACGCTCGCAGAGCGCACGAAGGCGTGGACGCGGATGGACGGCTTCGTGCCGATGTACTGGGACGAGGCCTCGGGCAGGCTGTACCTGGAGATCTCGCGGTTCGACCAGGAGTTCCTCTACCAGGTGTCGCTGCCGGCAGGCCTCGGCTCCAACCCGGTGGGGCTGGATCGCGGACAACTCGGCCCGACCTCGGTGGTGACCTTCCAGCGCGTCGGCCCGAAGGTGTTGCTCACGCAGGCCAACTACCGCTTCCGCGCCCTGACCGAGGATGCCGCCGAACGGCAGGCCGTGGCCGATTCGTTCGCGCGGTCGGTGCTCTGGGGGTTCAAGGTGGAGGCGCAGGAGGGGGGGCGCGTGCTGGTCGACGCCACGGACTTCGTGCTGCGCGACGCGCACGGCGTCTCCGACCGGCTGCGCGGGTCGGGCCAGGGCGCCTACCGCGTGGACGGCTCACGCACGGCGCTCTACCTGCCGCGCACCAGGGCCTTCCCGAAGAACAGCGAGGTCGAGGCGGTGGTGACCCTGGTCACCGAGGCGTCGCCAGGGCCGCTCGTCAGCCAGGTGACGCCGACCGGCGCGGCGGTGACCGTGCGCCAGCACCACTCGTTCGTCGAGTTGCCCGACCTCGCGACGCACCCCTTCAGGCCCCGGGTCGCCGACCCGCGCGCCGGTGGCATCGACCTGATGTTCCACGACTACGCGTCGCCGATCACCGCGCCGATCGAGAAGCACTGGGCGCTGCGGCACCACCTGCAGAAGAAGGATCCCGCGGCCGCCGTGAGCGACGTGGTCGAGCCCATCGTGTACTACGTCGACAACGGCACGCCGGAGCCGATCCGCACGGCGCTGGTCGAGGGTGCCCAGTGGTGGGCGAAGGCCTTCGAGGCGGCGGGCTTCCGCAACGGCTTCCAGGTGAAGGTGCTGCCGGCCGACGCCGACCCGATGGACCTCCGCTACAACATGATCAACTGGGTGCATCGCTCGACGCGCGGCTGGTCGTATGGCGCCGCCGTCGAGGATCCGCGCACCGGCCAGATCCTCAAGGGCAACGTCAGCCTCGGCTCCCTGCGCGTGCGACAGGACATCATGCTCGGCACCGGGCTGACGGCGCAGGCCGGCAACGACGCGGCCGGCGCGCCTGTCGCGGGCGCCCTCGCCTGCGCGGCCGGCGACTCGCCCGACGCCGAGTACCTCGCCGCCCTCGACCCGAGCACCGACGCGACGGCGATGGCCCTGGCGCGCATCCGCCAGCTGTCGGCGCACGAGGTGGGACACACGCTCGGCTTCACGCACAACTTCGCCGCGAGCACCTACGGCCGCGCCTCGGTGATGGACTACCCGGCGCCGATGGCGAAGATCACCAACGGCAAGGTCGACCTGTCGGAGGCATACGGCGTCGGCGTCGGCGCCTTCGACGAGTTCGCGGTGAAGTACGCGTACAGCCAGTTCGCGCCGGGCGCCGACGAGGCCGCCGAGCTCGCGCGCCTCGTCGACGAGGCCACCGCGAAAGGCCTGTTGTTCATCGCCGACAACGACGCGAGGCCGGCAGGCGCCGCGCACCCGCTGGCCAGCCTGTGGGACAACGGCAGCGACCCGATCGCCAACCTGAAGCACGAACTCGCCGTGCGCGCCCTGGCGATGGGCACGTTCGACATCGGCAACATCCCCGAGGGCCGTTCGCTCAGCTTCCTGGAGCAGCAGTTCCTGCCGCTCTATCTCCACCATCGCTACCAGGTGCAGGCGACGGTGAAGTCGGTGGGCGGACAGTTCTACACCTACGCCGTGCGCAAGGGCGGAGCGCCGGCGCCGGCCGCCACGCGGATCGTGGCTCCCGAGGTGCAGCGCGCCGCGCTCGACGCCCTGCTCGCGACGTTGTCGCCCGACGTGCTGGTGGTGCCCGATCGAATCCTGGCGCTGCTGCAGCCGCGGACGGAGGCCTTCGGCGGCTACAACACCGAGATGTTCCCGCGCCGCACCGGCCTCACGTTCGATCCGGCGTCGGCCGCGGCCATCGCCGCGGACCTGACCATCTCCGGCCTGCTCAATCCCGAGCGCGCCGCGCGCCTGGTGGAGTTCCACGCGCGCGACGCGAAGAACCCGGGCCTGCACGAGGTGATCCAGGCGATGCGCACGGCGCTGCGGCCGGCGAGCGGTCGAGAGGATGCGGCAGCCCTGGCGCTGCGTGCCGCGCAGACGGTGTTCGCGATGCGGCTCATGGAACTCGGCGCCAACGAGTCCGCTGCCGCCGATGTGCGCGCCATCGCGCAGCAGCAGGTCGGCCAGCTCGAGATGCTCACGATGGCCCGCGGCACGGCCACGCCAGCGAGCCCCGAGTGGGTCGCGCATGCCGCGGCACTGCGCGACATGGTGACGCGGTACCAGGCACGGCCGTTCTCCCCCTACACGCCGCAGAAGCTGCTGCCGACGCCGGCAGGCGATCCGATTGGCGGGATGTAG